The genomic segment GATTATTCACTCGGCCAGATGGGACACGTGTTTGCCACCAAATAATCATTATCATTATTGAACCAAGTGTTACGTGAAGCCCATGAAAGCCAGTTAATGCATAAAAAGTACTCGCAAAAAGGTTGTCAGTTAATCCAAAAGGCAAAGTAAAATACTCAAACATTTGGCTGATTAAAAATGCCACTCCCAATACACCTGTTATGAGGAGCCATTTTTGGCAGAGCTTTGATTCGTTTTTTTCTAGGAATTTCCCAGCCCGATGAAAAGTAAAGCTACTAACTAAGAGCAAGATTGTATTTAAAGTTGGTAAAGGTAGTTCTAATTCATAAATAGCATCAGGACCAATAGGATTGACTGCTTTGAAAGTGAGATATGCCGCGAAAAAACCTGCAAAGGTCATCCCGTCTGCGATTAAAAAAGCTAT from the Prochlorococcus marinus str. NATL2A genome contains:
- a CDS encoding cytochrome c oxidase subunit 3; its protein translation is MTSIVPKEQSSGSKNELSTEEHEDFRLFGLIAFLIADGMTFAGFFAAYLTFKAVNPIGPDAIYELELPLPTLNTILLLVSSFTFHRAGKFLEKNESKLCQKWLLITGVLGVAFLISQMFEYFTLPFGLTDNLFASTFYALTGFHGLHVTLGSIMIMIIWWQTRVPSGRVNNQNKFPFEAVELYWHFVDGIWVVLFIILYLL